The Thalassotalea nanhaiensis genome has a window encoding:
- a CDS encoding DUF262 domain-containing protein: MKIEANDKEIQDIFSLGYFKIPRFQRPYSWEIEEVASFWSDVVIENPENYFIGSMVVYQTKKPYFGIVDGQQRLTTITLILAAIRNAFNKIGEENLAKGVHKYVEQANIDNEDEFVLKAETSFPYLQDHIQSFDGFKIQCDVGTEELKLKKAFDYLEERLVREVPELEAFTTDEAQTSLFTNHDTAVVQKLKFIRDKVLALKLVFIQLDNEDDAYLIFETLNARGKDLTTPDLVKNLLLKKLQSKSVALDQAKESWNILVKQFDDISDSNILEAYLTHYWMSRYEYTTDKKLFSKVKVHIGHNDNTAKNLITDLNTSASHYCRMIKPDNYSWTKDETQTKEYLKSLNIFKVKQQSSLVLSLLRAYFNKNITLKNLNSALHKIVNFHYCFNAITSSRSSGTIASNYSKLAIKLSNIDNSNDFQVILNELSSFLKSKLPEQNEFVVKFHELNYLSNITKFKNIIRYTLNYLLPKNGNGLAVDLNSMTIEHLIPQSFIGTEYSSDIVASIGNLILTNKEINSGTLADKQPSEKIQILQKLRYPLKDVLITKPDWNSDLVKDRAELMAVKIYQSLKL, from the coding sequence ATGAAAATAGAAGCAAACGACAAGGAAATCCAAGATATATTTTCATTAGGATATTTTAAAATTCCACGATTTCAAAGACCATACTCGTGGGAAATAGAAGAAGTAGCTAGCTTCTGGAGTGATGTTGTTATTGAGAATCCTGAAAACTATTTCATAGGTTCAATGGTAGTTTATCAAACTAAAAAGCCATATTTTGGAATTGTAGACGGGCAACAGCGCTTAACAACTATTACCCTAATATTGGCGGCGATTAGAAACGCATTTAATAAAATAGGTGAGGAAAACCTAGCAAAAGGTGTGCATAAATATGTTGAGCAAGCAAATATTGATAATGAAGATGAATTTGTTTTAAAAGCTGAAACATCATTCCCATATTTGCAAGACCATATTCAATCTTTTGATGGCTTTAAAATTCAGTGTGATGTTGGGACGGAAGAACTAAAACTAAAAAAAGCTTTTGATTACCTAGAAGAGAGATTAGTTAGAGAAGTACCTGAATTAGAGGCTTTCACAACGGATGAAGCACAAACATCATTATTTACAAATCATGATACCGCGGTGGTACAAAAATTAAAATTCATTCGAGATAAAGTACTGGCGTTAAAATTAGTATTTATTCAATTAGATAACGAAGACGATGCATATTTAATTTTTGAAACACTTAATGCTAGAGGGAAGGATTTAACAACTCCCGATTTAGTCAAAAACTTACTATTGAAAAAACTTCAAAGTAAAAGTGTTGCATTAGATCAAGCAAAAGAGTCTTGGAATATTCTGGTAAAACAATTTGATGATATTAGTGATAGTAATATCCTTGAGGCTTATCTAACGCATTATTGGATGTCCAGGTACGAATACACGACAGATAAAAAATTGTTTAGTAAAGTTAAAGTGCATATTGGTCATAACGACAATACAGCAAAAAATTTAATCACTGATTTAAATACATCGGCATCCCACTATTGCAGGATGATAAAACCTGACAATTACTCTTGGACAAAAGATGAAACTCAAACCAAAGAATACTTGAAATCTTTAAATATTTTTAAAGTTAAGCAACAATCATCTTTAGTTTTATCTTTGCTTAGAGCTTATTTCAATAAAAATATTACTTTAAAGAACCTTAACTCAGCACTACATAAAATTGTCAATTTTCATTATTGTTTCAATGCAATTACCTCATCAAGATCATCGGGAACAATAGCGTCTAACTATTCAAAATTGGCTATAAAACTATCAAATATTGATAACAGTAATGACTTTCAAGTGATTCTTAATGAATTGAGCTCATTTCTGAAATCCAAGCTCCCAGAACAGAATGAATTTGTCGTGAAATTTCACGAGTTAAACTATTTATCAAATATAACTAAATTTAAAAACATTATCAGGTATACGTTAAACTATCTTTTACCTAAAAACGGTAATGGATTAGCTGTAGATTTAAATAGTATGACTATCGAACATCTCATACCGCAAAGTTTTATAGGTACCGAATATTCTTCTGACATTGTCGCTAGCATCGGGAATCTAATTTTAACTAATAAGGAAATTAACTCTGGTACGTTAGCTGATAAACAACCATCAGAAAAAATACAAATACTTCAAAAGTTAAGGTACCCATTAAAAGACGTACTAATTACTAAACCTGATTGGAATTCAGATTTAGTAAAAGATAGGGCCGAGTTAATGGCAGTTAAAATATACCAATCTTTAAAATTATAA
- a CDS encoding DUF3718 domain-containing protein produces the protein MKTFTSLLILFCFSINTHASEFKFIASDNKITTKICMAAVTDNTKVMISKLRMLSRRGSALSFRTFVNSMQCNNQYIGNFAKTYDAQNTSDYLDRYTNKWNKNRQTKVTMKDLANERRKDKDKTIVVLVASN, from the coding sequence ATGAAAACATTTACATCATTATTAATTTTATTTTGTTTTTCAATAAATACTCACGCATCCGAATTCAAATTTATTGCAAGTGATAATAAAATCACAACAAAGATATGTATGGCTGCGGTAACTGATAATACGAAAGTTATGATAAGCAAATTACGAATGCTAAGTCGAAGAGGATCAGCACTAAGCTTCCGCACATTTGTTAATTCGATGCAGTGTAATAATCAATACATTGGTAATTTTGCGAAAACATATGATGCCCAAAATACGTCTGATTATTTAGACCGATACACAAATAAATGGAACAAAAATCGTCAAACTAAGGTCACTATGAAAGACTTAGCAAATGAGCGAAGGAAAGATAAGGATAAAACCATTGTTGTATTAGTTGCCAGCAACTAG
- a CDS encoding winged helix-turn-helix domain-containing protein, with translation MANKEGSFMVDEWSVEPALDRIIGYSKSTYLRPQVMELLVYLAKHQGQVVSLEDLLNDLWRGKVVTVGTVYNCIAELRNALEAGVDQPTQIKTIPKKGYRLVATVRGLTDPLSTIRGNNTTPSIFAIEPPFIRLKLRRLVVAILLLLLLLLIILSMVNRWSTEQSENTKSDNFVRRYTIDLPLSMRADNYEFRPVTISTDGRRVVFHAVMNGQKQIYSRSLDSLNVLPIKGTENASLSLTLSPNGKWIAFVDERDGMLKKISISGGTPITLCDPGAQILALSWGANGTIVYESNSYAGLMQVSSLSGIPEKLTFPANGEFHKHPNVSPDGNSLFFTIGERGVTTRKTDRIAVLSLQSGKKKVLMEGATPQLTINGYLIYYWNNVLWAAEFDDKHLKVNVQSIPIAEGVHYDHAAHYSIAADGTLLYVLATALQPKSLVWVDRYGKVDNLNLDRRAYLQPNISPNGEYVAVIVDSKNGADLWTYSLEHGTSTRLTYDQSREASPVWSPDGKYIYYSSNRVDDLFRVTTDGSGVIEQLTDSSSYQFGYSITPDGQHLLFDERDGNFISGAHLAVLPVFHETKSDVLLKTEFNETEPELSPDGNWLSYTSDRSGETEIYVRPFPNTKDSVWQVSIDGGRNPRWNPNGQEIFYWGPENLMAVDIKTAPNFENGRPKVLFSHQNYLSYDLRNFDIDPTGERFLMIRKPSDDKSPNNRVVIVQDWLNDLVYKDQIE, from the coding sequence GTGGCTAACAAAGAAGGCTCATTCATGGTTGACGAATGGTCAGTAGAGCCTGCGCTAGATCGGATTATCGGTTATTCCAAGAGCACCTATTTGCGACCTCAAGTAATGGAACTTTTGGTTTACTTAGCTAAACACCAGGGTCAGGTAGTTAGCTTGGAAGACCTTCTTAATGATCTTTGGAGGGGGAAGGTTGTAACAGTTGGTACAGTCTATAACTGTATTGCTGAACTTCGAAATGCTCTTGAAGCAGGGGTTGATCAACCCACCCAAATAAAAACTATTCCGAAAAAGGGCTACCGATTAGTAGCTACAGTCAGAGGACTGACTGATCCGCTAAGTACTATTAGAGGTAACAATACGACACCATCGATATTTGCTATCGAACCTCCATTTATACGCTTAAAACTTCGTAGGTTAGTGGTGGCCATATTGCTATTGCTATTGCTATTGCTAATCATCCTATCGATGGTCAACCGTTGGTCGACAGAGCAGAGTGAAAACACTAAATCCGACAATTTTGTGCGCCGTTACACCATCGACCTTCCTCTAAGCATGCGAGCCGATAATTACGAGTTTCGTCCTGTCACCATTTCAACGGACGGACGCCGCGTAGTTTTTCACGCCGTAATGAACGGACAAAAACAGATTTATTCACGTTCACTCGACAGCCTAAATGTCCTTCCTATCAAAGGTACTGAGAATGCGTCGCTTAGTTTAACTTTATCACCCAACGGTAAGTGGATAGCCTTCGTTGACGAACGTGATGGTATGCTAAAGAAGATTTCAATAAGCGGGGGGACTCCAATTACTTTGTGCGATCCTGGCGCACAGATCTTAGCCTTAAGTTGGGGCGCTAACGGAACTATCGTATACGAGAGTAATTCATATGCTGGACTCATGCAGGTGTCGTCTTTGTCTGGAATACCTGAAAAGCTAACCTTTCCGGCGAACGGCGAATTCCATAAACATCCAAATGTTTCACCTGATGGTAACTCTCTGTTTTTTACTATTGGAGAAAGAGGTGTGACAACACGAAAAACCGATCGAATTGCCGTATTATCTCTGCAGTCAGGAAAGAAAAAGGTTTTGATGGAGGGGGCCACACCACAGCTAACAATCAACGGATATCTTATTTACTACTGGAACAACGTGCTTTGGGCCGCTGAATTCGATGATAAACATCTGAAAGTCAATGTTCAAAGTATCCCCATTGCGGAAGGCGTTCACTACGATCATGCTGCACATTACAGCATCGCAGCTGACGGAACATTATTGTACGTTCTTGCCACAGCCCTTCAGCCAAAAAGCCTAGTTTGGGTTGATCGCTACGGAAAAGTGGATAACCTTAATCTGGATAGACGGGCCTATTTACAGCCAAACATATCGCCGAACGGTGAATACGTTGCTGTAATAGTCGACTCCAAAAATGGTGCGGATCTCTGGACATATTCACTGGAGCACGGCACGAGCACCCGCTTGACCTACGACCAGTCCCGAGAGGCTAGTCCCGTGTGGAGTCCTGACGGGAAATACATTTATTACTCATCAAATCGAGTTGATGACCTATTTCGAGTAACAACAGATGGCAGTGGAGTGATTGAACAGCTTACAGATAGTTCAAGTTATCAATTTGGCTACTCCATTACACCAGATGGACAGCATTTACTGTTCGATGAACGGGACGGAAACTTCATCTCTGGAGCTCACTTGGCAGTGCTTCCTGTATTCCATGAAACAAAGTCAGATGTCTTGCTAAAAACAGAATTTAACGAGACTGAACCCGAGCTTTCTCCAGATGGTAACTGGCTGTCCTATACATCTGACCGTTCCGGTGAAACTGAGATATACGTCAGACCATTTCCTAACACCAAAGATTCAGTTTGGCAGGTATCAATAGATGGCGGCCGAAACCCTCGATGGAATCCAAACGGGCAGGAAATTTTTTATTGGGGTCCAGAAAACCTAATGGCCGTCGATATTAAGACAGCGCCGAATTTTGAGAATGGGCGACCCAAGGTATTATTTAGCCATCAGAACTACCTATCCTACGACCTTCGAAATTTTGATATTGATCCAACAGGTGAGCGATTCTTAATGATCAGGAAACCTTCTGATGATAAATCCCCCAACAACCGGGTCGTCATTGTTCAAGACTGGCTTAATGATCTTGTCTACAAAGACCAGATCGAGTAG
- a CDS encoding DUF3016 domain-containing protein: protein MKTLITIILAMLLASCSNTTVEPKTVSATAGSATIKLVNPHDFSDIDTGNIGIQSNFEQNVADKLAEALDDHFKESGMSIDITFSDIDLAGETKFNTQEIRILKDLYIPRMSFEYVIKDAAGKLILSDTAVIKDMGYLSRRLTGLDANDSLGYDIRMLIEYFEKALK, encoded by the coding sequence ATGAAAACACTAATAACAATAATACTCGCTATGCTCCTTGCATCGTGTTCAAACACTACTGTAGAACCAAAAACAGTTTCAGCAACTGCTGGCTCAGCTACTATAAAACTGGTTAATCCTCATGATTTTAGTGACATAGATACTGGTAATATTGGTATACAGTCTAATTTCGAGCAGAATGTAGCTGATAAGTTGGCTGAGGCATTAGATGACCACTTTAAAGAATCTGGCATGTCTATTGATATTACTTTCTCAGATATTGATTTAGCAGGTGAAACTAAATTCAATACGCAAGAAATACGCATATTAAAGGATTTATATATCCCAAGAATGTCGTTCGAGTATGTAATAAAAGATGCAGCAGGAAAGCTAATATTGTCTGATACAGCTGTTATTAAAGACATGGGTTATCTGTCTAGAAGACTAACAGGTTTAGATGCTAATGACTCATTAGGGTACGACATACGTATGCTAATAGAATATTTTGAGAAAGCATTAAAATAA
- a CDS encoding formate--tetrahydrofolate ligase, producing the protein MLTDNEITKQCQTKDIREITKSLNIDEQFLIPFGRDITKINIDALKQKSKQKNSKLILVSATTPTPAGEGKTTTTIGIGQAFTQLGDSICLALREPSLGPCMGMKGGATGGGYSQVLPVERINLHFTGDFHAITSTNNMISAAIDNHVFHGNALNIDPRQIVWRRVMDMNDRSLRNIVLGLGGKMQGTPREGGFDITAASEIMAILCLTNSFKDLERRLNNTLLGYSYTGEPVFVRALGITGALLALLKDAMHPNLVQSLEGTPTFIHGGPFANIAHGCNSILATKMAMHHAEWTVTEAGFGFDLGAEKFFDIKCRIAELDPAAVVLVTTVRALKMHGGMDKNHLTTVNLEFVKQGLDNLDKHIESVELFNKEPVVALNRFADDSDEEIAIIRKHVEAKGILFAESNHYTEGGKGSIDLVEKIKLAAAKSQPFTSMYDLDDSVFDKISKVCKAMYGAKDIALTKDAERDLHHVQHLQLEHLPICIAKAPSSLSDDPLLHGRPRDFQVTVRNIQVNAGAGFLVVLTGNILRMPGLPKEPSATKIKLLESGEIVGVS; encoded by the coding sequence ATGCTTACCGATAATGAAATTACCAAGCAATGTCAGACTAAAGATATAAGAGAAATTACCAAGTCGTTGAATATAGACGAGCAGTTTTTAATTCCCTTCGGACGTGACATTACTAAAATTAATATCGATGCGCTAAAACAAAAATCAAAACAAAAAAACAGTAAGCTAATTTTAGTTTCTGCTACCACTCCTACACCGGCCGGAGAAGGTAAAACCACAACAACAATTGGTATAGGCCAAGCTTTTACACAGCTTGGAGATTCAATTTGTCTCGCACTACGCGAACCATCTTTAGGCCCTTGTATGGGTATGAAAGGTGGGGCAACTGGTGGAGGGTATTCACAGGTGTTACCTGTAGAACGTATTAATCTTCATTTTACCGGAGATTTTCACGCCATAACCAGCACCAATAATATGATCTCGGCTGCCATTGATAATCATGTATTTCATGGCAATGCACTTAATATCGACCCTCGTCAAATCGTTTGGCGTCGAGTTATGGATATGAATGACAGAAGCCTGAGAAATATCGTACTTGGTCTTGGTGGTAAAATGCAGGGTACACCAAGGGAAGGGGGCTTTGATATTACCGCCGCCTCTGAAATTATGGCGATTTTATGTTTAACAAATAGTTTTAAAGATTTAGAGCGTCGCTTAAATAATACTCTTTTAGGTTACAGTTACACTGGTGAACCGGTATTTGTAAGAGCGTTAGGCATTACCGGTGCTCTATTAGCATTGTTAAAAGACGCAATGCATCCTAATTTAGTACAAAGCTTGGAGGGGACTCCAACCTTTATTCACGGAGGTCCATTTGCCAACATCGCCCATGGTTGTAATAGCATTTTAGCGACCAAAATGGCAATGCATCACGCCGAGTGGACTGTTACTGAAGCCGGCTTTGGCTTTGATTTAGGAGCAGAAAAATTCTTTGATATAAAGTGTCGAATTGCTGAACTTGATCCAGCGGCAGTAGTATTGGTGACCACAGTTAGGGCGTTAAAAATGCATGGTGGTATGGATAAGAACCATCTAACAACAGTAAATTTAGAGTTTGTAAAACAAGGTTTAGATAACCTTGATAAGCACATTGAAAGCGTTGAATTATTCAATAAAGAGCCTGTTGTTGCATTAAATCGATTCGCTGATGATAGCGATGAAGAGATTGCCATTATTAGAAAGCATGTTGAAGCAAAGGGGATTTTGTTTGCTGAGAGCAACCACTACACCGAAGGTGGCAAAGGCTCTATTGATTTAGTAGAAAAAATAAAACTTGCTGCAGCTAAGTCGCAACCATTTACTTCTATGTATGATCTGGATGATTCAGTGTTTGATAAAATCAGCAAAGTTTGTAAGGCCATGTATGGCGCGAAAGACATTGCCTTGACCAAAGATGCGGAACGAGACTTACACCATGTGCAGCATTTACAACTTGAGCATTTGCCTATTTGTATTGCAAAAGCACCAAGTTCACTATCGGATGACCCGCTTTTACACGGTCGCCCAAGAGATTTTCAGGTTACTGTAAGAAATATACAAGTGAATGCCGGCGCAGGATTTTTAGTCGTGTTAACGGGAAATATCCTGCGTATGCCTGGATTACCTAAAGAGCCATCAGCGACCAAAATTAAACTGTTAGAAAGTGGCGAAATTGTAGGGGTTAGTTGA